In the genome of Vicia villosa cultivar HV-30 ecotype Madison, WI linkage group LG7, Vvil1.0, whole genome shotgun sequence, one region contains:
- the LOC131618213 gene encoding dormancy-associated protein homolog 4 isoform X1 encodes MGFLDKLWDETLAGPLPDSGLGKLRKYNSFSASSGVRSPPPAKEDVPISRSIMIIRTHSNFGRGTVSEPVSPCSSAPISPRTPLSPETPGGNFKKFTRRKLQIDPTDSSDHRSPTISNWVNMSVLDHC; translated from the exons ATGGGATTTCTTGACAAACTTTGGGACGAAACGTTGGCGGGTCCCTTACCTGACTCGGGTTTGGGTAAACTTCGAAAGTATAACTCTTTCTCTGCAAGCTCCGGCGTCCGGTCGCCGCCGCCGGCGAAGGAAGACGTTCCTATTAGTCGTAGCATTATGATTATTCGAACTCATTCTAATTTCGGTAGAGGCACCGTTTCGGAACCTGTTTCTCCTTGTTCTTCTGCACCTATATCCCCTCGCACCCCTTTATCAC CGGAGACACCAGGCGGGAATTTTAAGAAATTTACCAGAAGGAAATTGCAGATTGATCCAACTGATAGCTCCGACCACCGAAGTCCGACTATTTCCAATTG
- the LOC131618213 gene encoding dormancy-associated protein homolog 4 isoform X2 gives MGFLDKLWDETLAGPLPDSGLGKLRKYNSFSASSGVRSPPPAKEDVPISRSIMIIRTHSNFGRGTVSEPVSPCSSAPISPRTPLSPETPGGNFKKFTRRKLQIDPTDSSDHRR, from the exons ATGGGATTTCTTGACAAACTTTGGGACGAAACGTTGGCGGGTCCCTTACCTGACTCGGGTTTGGGTAAACTTCGAAAGTATAACTCTTTCTCTGCAAGCTCCGGCGTCCGGTCGCCGCCGCCGGCGAAGGAAGACGTTCCTATTAGTCGTAGCATTATGATTATTCGAACTCATTCTAATTTCGGTAGAGGCACCGTTTCGGAACCTGTTTCTCCTTGTTCTTCTGCACCTATATCCCCTCGCACCCCTTTATCAC CGGAGACACCAGGCGGGAATTTTAAGAAATTTACCAGAAGGAAATTGCAGATTGATCCAACTGATAGCTCCGACCACCGAA